A window of Funiculus sociatus GB2-C1 contains these coding sequences:
- a CDS encoding EAL domain-containing protein, with the protein MQVANVDSDNSPRCCIRDIIQNKRLQPHFQPIVSIRRRDVIGLEALARGIGEGGSLISPDTLFGLAAVLDTILDLDKLCSKTAAENFLRLHAANPKLILFLNFHPSTVVSDLKGCGELLDVVEHLNLNPHNIVIEILESHIDDIKALSRMVDSYKQHGFLVALDDIGCGHSNLDRIAFIKPDILKIDRSLVQNIHNEYHKQQIFKSLVMLSEKIGGWVIAEGIECQEEAIAVLELGADLLQGYYFARPHAIDAERDNGFQDTINDTANKFKSHKLAKIKARKSKQEERLATVDACLRELTTTQVEDFDRQLNEIIGHYPSVESIHVLDETGIQVSDCICNLRHLQPQKTIIFPAPVKGTDHSLKEYYYLLLEAQFAYYTTDPYVPRPSGDLCVTVSARFHDANNQLFILCVAMYADFALEI; encoded by the coding sequence TCTGATAATTCCCCCCGCTGTTGCATCCGCGATATTATTCAAAACAAGCGCCTGCAACCTCATTTCCAGCCAATCGTTTCAATCCGTAGAAGAGATGTTATTGGACTGGAAGCGTTAGCGCGAGGCATTGGGGAGGGCGGTTCGCTTATTTCTCCCGACACTCTTTTCGGCTTAGCTGCTGTTTTGGACACCATCCTAGATTTAGACAAGCTGTGCAGCAAAACGGCTGCGGAAAACTTCCTGCGCCTCCATGCTGCCAACCCAAAGCTGATTTTGTTTTTGAATTTTCACCCTTCTACGGTGGTTAGTGACTTAAAGGGCTGCGGCGAACTGCTGGATGTGGTGGAACACTTAAATCTAAATCCGCACAACATCGTCATCGAAATTCTGGAGTCGCACATCGACGACATCAAAGCGTTGAGTCGGATGGTGGACAGCTACAAGCAGCATGGCTTTTTAGTAGCGCTGGATGACATAGGTTGCGGTCACTCCAACCTTGACCGCATTGCTTTTATCAAGCCGGACATTTTGAAAATCGACCGCAGTTTGGTACAAAATATTCACAACGAATACCACAAGCAGCAGATTTTCAAGTCGCTGGTCATGTTGTCGGAAAAAATCGGCGGTTGGGTAATCGCGGAAGGGATAGAATGCCAGGAGGAAGCGATCGCAGTCCTAGAATTAGGTGCGGACTTGCTACAAGGCTATTATTTTGCCAGACCCCACGCCATTGATGCCGAACGGGACAACGGCTTCCAAGACACTATCAACGACACCGCAAACAAATTCAAAAGCCATAAGCTGGCTAAAATCAAAGCCCGCAAATCCAAGCAGGAGGAACGCTTGGCGACTGTGGACGCTTGCTTGAGGGAATTGACCACAACTCAGGTGGAAGATTTCGATCGGCAATTGAACGAAATCATTGGACATTATCCCTCAGTGGAATCGATCCACGTTTTGGATGAAACGGGCATACAAGTCAGCGACTGCATCTGCAACCTGCGGCACTTGCAACCACAAAAGACAATTATTTTTCCTGCGCCCGTTAAAGGCACCGATCACTCGCTAAAGGAATATTATTATCTTTTGCTGGAAGCACAATTTGCTTATTATACGACCGACCCTTATGTACCGCGACCGTCAGGAGATTTGTGCGTCACTGTCTCAGCCCGCTTCCATGATGCCAACAACCAACTGTTTATTCTGTGTGTTGCAATGTATGCAGATTTTGCCTTGGAAATTTAG